One segment of Flammeovirga agarivorans DNA contains the following:
- a CDS encoding GbsR/MarR family transcriptional regulator — MKFEEAKNKYIQTWGALGSQWGINKTMAQIQALLMISTEALSIEEIMSELQISRGNASMNIRALIDWGIVFKETKSGERKEFFTTEKNLDRLAVTIAKERSRRELQPAIRMLKEVSTIETNDSIAEKEFVSQTEKLHDFVSKADSLVDKVTQYKENWLSKLIMKILK, encoded by the coding sequence ATGAAATTTGAAGAAGCAAAAAATAAGTACATTCAAACTTGGGGAGCTTTGGGTTCACAATGGGGCATAAATAAAACTATGGCTCAAATCCAGGCACTTTTAATGATCTCTACCGAAGCACTTTCGATAGAAGAGATTATGAGTGAACTTCAAATTTCTAGAGGGAATGCATCGATGAACATTCGAGCTTTAATTGACTGGGGTATCGTTTTTAAGGAAACAAAATCTGGTGAACGAAAAGAATTCTTTACAACCGAAAAGAATTTGGACCGATTGGCAGTGACGATTGCTAAAGAAAGAAGTCGAAGAGAATTACAACCTGCAATTAGAATGTTAAAAGAGGTTTCTACTATTGAAACTAACGATTCTATTGCTGAAAAGGAATTTGTCTCTCAGACAGAAAAGCTACACGATTTTGTATCAAAAGCTGATAGTCTTGTGGATAAGGTTACTCAATACAAAGAAAATTGGTTAAGCAAATTGATTATGAAAATATTAAAGTAA